From a single Vibrio toranzoniae genomic region:
- a CDS encoding GNAT family N-acetyltransferase: MTITYEAKVPSPSEFCEMRVKAGLSPKSLKAATIALPNSLYAISVRDDDVLIAMGRVVGDGACNFEVVDVAVDPNYQGQGLGRKVMEHIDNYLSSVALEGSYVSMIADEPVFYEKLGYKLVSPSSQGMTKKFKPHA, translated from the coding sequence ATGACAATAACATACGAAGCAAAAGTCCCTAGCCCGTCAGAATTTTGCGAAATGAGAGTGAAGGCTGGGCTGTCTCCAAAGTCGTTAAAAGCTGCCACTATTGCTTTGCCAAATAGCTTGTACGCTATCTCGGTTCGAGATGATGATGTGCTAATTGCTATGGGGCGGGTAGTTGGAGACGGCGCATGTAACTTTGAAGTCGTGGATGTTGCAGTTGATCCGAACTATCAAGGCCAAGGGTTAGGCCGGAAGGTCATGGAGCATATAGATAACTATTTGTCGTCGGTTGCTCTTGAAGGCTCTTATGTTTCAATGATCGCAGATGAGCCAGTGTTTTACGAGAAATTAGGGTACAAGCTTGTTTCTCCATCCAGCCAAGGAATGACGAAGAAATTTAAGCCGCACGCATAA
- a CDS encoding DUF4145 domain-containing protein, with translation MGETKKIHCNSCNRTTNHTAKSSHTKIVYFDEDDGCVDESSPLEESEYTFWVCMGCDSACLEDKDTCAGMNDGFEQVYVSSFYPEHTFSHRNPKSFCYIKDELQDLYRDIVTSFRYDLAIPTATAIRTLLEAICIDQGITDDIAWKFHIKIEKLNDILGMPKRITEGLLTLKFMGDSAAHKLISPQRKDLSLAIDLLEALMLHLYEAKFDLESKSTQMHKSYK, from the coding sequence ATGGGCGAAACTAAAAAAATTCACTGTAACAGCTGTAATCGAACAACGAATCACACAGCTAAGAGTTCCCATACAAAAATCGTATATTTTGATGAAGATGATGGTTGTGTGGATGAAAGTTCACCTTTAGAGGAATCTGAATATACGTTTTGGGTTTGTATGGGTTGTGATTCTGCTTGCTTAGAAGATAAAGATACATGTGCTGGTATGAATGATGGGTTTGAGCAAGTGTATGTGTCTAGCTTTTATCCAGAACATACTTTTAGCCATCGCAATCCTAAAAGCTTTTGTTACATCAAAGATGAACTTCAGGATTTATATCGAGATATTGTTACTTCGTTTAGGTACGATCTAGCAATTCCTACTGCAACAGCCATACGAACATTGCTCGAAGCGATCTGCATAGACCAAGGTATCACTGATGATATAGCTTGGAAGTTTCATATAAAAATAGAAAAATTAAACGATATCTTAGGTATGCCCAAAAGAATTACTGAAGGGCTGTTAACTCTAAAATTCATGGGTGATAGTGCCGCACATAAATTGATTTCGCCCCAAAGAAAGGACTTGTCTTTAGCAATAGACCTGCTAGAAGCATTGATGCTTCATTTGTATGAAGCAAAATTTGATCTTGAAAGTAAATCAACTCAAATGCATAAGTCCTATAAGTGA
- a CDS encoding cold shock domain-containing protein, translated as MKGSIIRWVDDRGFGFISSDDYQGDIFVHISKFKQGFRRPRIGDSVEFQVELKNGKPNAHLVSLVGVEPDKGLSKSPSVLTVILSGLIIGAICYITYSKLFTAPVYENMGFACEGKTHCSQMVSCNEAKFYLANCPNVKIDGNHDGEPCEMQLCN; from the coding sequence ATGAAGGGTTCTATTATTCGATGGGTTGATGACCGAGGTTTCGGTTTTATCAGTTCTGATGATTACCAAGGCGATATTTTCGTTCATATATCGAAGTTTAAACAAGGTTTTAGACGTCCTCGAATTGGTGATAGCGTTGAGTTTCAAGTGGAATTAAAAAACGGCAAACCAAATGCACATTTAGTCTCGTTAGTGGGTGTTGAACCTGATAAGGGTCTTAGTAAATCGCCATCAGTACTAACAGTAATACTAAGTGGTCTAATAATTGGTGCAATTTGTTACATCACTTACAGCAAGCTATTTACCGCTCCCGTATACGAAAATATGGGTTTTGCATGTGAAGGCAAGACTCATTGCAGTCAAATGGTGTCATGCAATGAGGCTAAGTTCTATTTAGCTAATTGTCCAAATGTAAAAATTGACGGAAACCATGATGGTGAGCCTTGTGAAATGCAACTGTGTAACTAA
- a CDS encoding GNAT family N-acetyltransferase yields the protein MLKLRKAEDHDLDLIYLMGFDVWGDGLSYEEYLVGCRNSEKYLAGTWYVLVEKDQVLSSLIVYSGMFDLKEGSFGIGSVATPQELRHQGYASKLVNLVKSELFDRNHCRALYLHSDIGQQFYMKLGFVCIQGSDCMIYTKEPVASNEVIPAYF from the coding sequence ATGCTGAAGCTAAGAAAAGCAGAGGATCATGATTTAGATCTCATCTATTTAATGGGCTTCGATGTATGGGGCGACGGTCTTTCTTATGAGGAGTACTTAGTTGGTTGTCGTAACAGTGAAAAATACTTAGCGGGTACTTGGTACGTATTGGTTGAAAAGGATCAAGTTCTATCATCTCTTATTGTTTATAGCGGCATGTTCGATCTTAAAGAGGGCTCTTTTGGTATTGGCTCTGTGGCTACACCTCAAGAACTAAGGCACCAAGGCTATGCGTCAAAGTTGGTTAACCTAGTCAAATCTGAGTTATTTGATAGGAACCATTGTAGGGCTTTGTACCTACATAGTGATATTGGACAGCAGTTCTATATGAAGCTTGGTTTTGTCTGTATTCAGGGCTCTGACTGCATGATCTACACAAAGGAACCAGTGGCTTCTAATGAAGTAATACCAGCATACTTTTAG
- a CDS encoding alpha/beta hydrolase yields the protein MTKYLESGIRELVEEFQSNGKFCPSAQTIADRRAGYVGSTILAGESPKIASEYLDVINSIPVKIYKPTDEVNLPITVYFHGGCFISGGFETHDAQLRQIALLSNSIVICIQYRLAPEHAYPAAHDDVYQAVLGIKAQAYKYGGDSEHLVFIGDSAGGQLALATTLRLKKLEQWLPRQQILIYPMLDPTGNSQSYRENGSDYVITANMLLSGFELYANCSSKDITEPELNLLNSDFSGLPITTIITAEFDPLRDEGEHLYKLMLSQGVDAYCERYLGVIHGFFQLSGVCNSAKRCIAAISNQIKN from the coding sequence ATGACCAAGTACCTAGAATCTGGCATCAGAGAGTTAGTTGAGGAATTTCAATCAAATGGCAAATTTTGCCCTTCAGCACAAACAATTGCTGATCGTCGGGCTGGCTATGTCGGTAGTACCATATTAGCTGGTGAGAGCCCTAAAATTGCAAGCGAATACTTAGATGTAATTAATAGTATTCCGGTTAAGATTTACAAGCCTACAGATGAAGTGAACTTACCTATAACGGTCTACTTTCATGGAGGTTGTTTCATCAGTGGTGGCTTTGAGACACATGATGCTCAGCTAAGACAAATTGCTCTTCTATCCAACTCGATAGTTATTTGCATTCAATACAGGTTAGCGCCTGAACATGCTTATCCAGCAGCACACGATGATGTCTACCAAGCTGTACTTGGCATTAAGGCGCAAGCGTATAAGTATGGTGGTGATTCAGAGCATTTAGTCTTTATTGGTGATAGCGCAGGAGGGCAGTTGGCTTTGGCGACGACGCTTAGGCTAAAAAAACTAGAACAGTGGTTGCCTCGTCAGCAAATTCTTATTTACCCAATGCTGGATCCAACAGGTAATTCGCAAAGTTACAGAGAAAATGGTTCAGACTATGTTATAACGGCAAATATGCTTCTTTCTGGCTTCGAGTTATACGCGAACTGTAGCTCTAAAGACATTACTGAACCAGAGCTTAACCTTTTAAACAGTGACTTTAGCGGTTTGCCTATCACAACTATTATTACCGCAGAGTTTGACCCACTACGCGATGAGGGTGAGCACTTATACAAGTTGATGCTTTCACAAGGCGTTGACGCTTACTGTGAACGTTATTTGGGTGTAATTCATGGTTTCTTTCAGTTGTCTGGTGTGTGTAATTCGGCAAAACGTTGTATCGCTGCAATTTCAAACCAAATAAAAAATTAG
- the tnpC gene encoding IS66 family transposase produces the protein MPNKNKEDELALLRSKVTELESTVLTLRQSLSESELTIQSLVEKLNLARRKRFGSSSETLPPQDLEFNEAETHADTIGEEEAPDNPNDDASEAENTSSETKRRGRPKLPEDLPRERVVVDIPESEKTCSCCQSILCRMGQSTSEKLVYIPAKLYVEVTERPKYVCRQCDALGEKSVVAMAPPPASIIPKSIATPSLLAQIITNKYHYALPLYRQESLFRQYGLALSRKTMSQWILRCADKVEPLIALLKETLLAQDVLFADETTLTVLDDERKKSYIWLYGCGPDRGGNAQSPGIVLFDYQEGSRGHHCPQSYLSNYTGYLHVDGYKAYEKTEAKLVGCWAHARRKFIEAEQSQPKGKQGKGGKIQWAVSWFQKLYRVEQALKDKTREERYVTRQSKTQSLLNEFKAWLDKSVTQVPPKSKLGEAISYSLNQWSKLVRVIDDGRLSMDNNRAERSVRPFTVGRNNWLFSKTHNGARASAVLYSLIETAKANDCEPYEYLEYVLREIPKLKSEDDHGHLLPWKMPKTE, from the coding sequence ATGCCAAATAAAAATAAAGAAGATGAGCTAGCGCTCTTACGTTCAAAAGTGACTGAGCTTGAATCTACGGTACTCACACTTCGCCAATCTCTAAGCGAGAGCGAATTAACCATCCAATCGCTGGTTGAAAAACTCAACCTAGCGCGGCGTAAACGCTTTGGTAGCAGTAGTGAAACCCTGCCCCCTCAGGACTTAGAGTTCAATGAGGCGGAGACTCATGCCGATACGATAGGTGAAGAGGAAGCACCCGATAATCCGAATGATGACGCTTCGGAAGCGGAAAACACTTCATCCGAGACAAAACGTCGTGGTCGCCCAAAGCTTCCCGAAGACCTGCCACGAGAGCGAGTCGTGGTGGACATACCAGAATCAGAAAAAACCTGCTCGTGTTGTCAGTCGATACTCTGCAGGATGGGGCAAAGCACCAGTGAAAAACTGGTGTATATCCCGGCCAAGTTGTATGTCGAAGTCACTGAAAGACCCAAATACGTCTGTCGTCAATGTGACGCGTTAGGAGAGAAGAGTGTTGTTGCAATGGCTCCACCGCCAGCATCGATTATCCCGAAAAGCATCGCGACTCCCTCTTTGCTTGCGCAAATTATCACGAACAAATACCACTATGCCCTGCCTCTCTATCGTCAAGAATCGCTGTTCAGACAATATGGGCTAGCGCTCAGCCGAAAAACGATGAGTCAATGGATACTGCGTTGCGCTGATAAGGTAGAGCCGTTAATCGCCTTACTGAAAGAAACCCTCCTTGCTCAAGATGTTCTGTTCGCGGACGAGACCACGTTGACCGTGCTCGATGACGAAAGAAAGAAAAGTTACATCTGGTTATATGGGTGTGGTCCAGACCGGGGTGGTAATGCGCAATCCCCTGGTATCGTCTTGTTCGACTATCAGGAAGGGAGTCGGGGGCATCACTGCCCTCAATCGTATCTGTCAAACTACACTGGATACCTTCATGTTGATGGGTATAAAGCGTATGAAAAGACAGAGGCGAAGTTGGTGGGTTGCTGGGCTCATGCAAGACGCAAGTTCATAGAGGCAGAGCAGAGCCAACCAAAAGGCAAGCAAGGAAAAGGGGGTAAAATCCAGTGGGCAGTGAGTTGGTTCCAAAAGCTCTATCGTGTTGAACAAGCACTCAAAGATAAGACGAGGGAAGAGCGATATGTTACCCGCCAATCAAAGACTCAGTCTCTGCTCAATGAATTCAAGGCGTGGTTAGATAAATCGGTCACTCAGGTGCCCCCTAAAAGTAAATTGGGTGAGGCGATTAGCTACAGTCTCAATCAATGGTCGAAGCTAGTAAGAGTTATCGATGATGGCCGGTTAAGCATGGATAATAACCGAGCGGAACGTTCAGTACGTCCGTTCACGGTAGGACGGAACAACTGGTTGTTCTCAAAGACTCATAATGGAGCCCGCGCCAGTGCAGTGTTGTACAGTCTTATCGAAACCGCGAAGGCTAACGACTGTGAGCCGTATGAGTACCTCGAATACGTGCTACGAGAAATCCCGAAACTGAAGAGTGAGGATGACCATGGTCATCTTCTACCTTGGAAAATGCCAAAGACGGAATAG
- the tnpB gene encoding IS66 family insertion sequence element accessory protein TnpB (TnpB, as the term is used for proteins encoded by IS66 family insertion elements, is considered an accessory protein, since TnpC, encoded by a neighboring gene, is a DDE family transposase.) produces MKMFPDISVIYLHKAPVDFRKGINGLSFIVEQNMNLNPFSEALFVFSNRTRDKLKVLYWQRNGFCLWQKRLEKDKFAWPRKMPGKTLSLTEEQWHWLLDGLDIEKMKPHQTLNYQSLN; encoded by the coding sequence ATGAAAATGTTCCCTGATATCTCTGTTATCTATCTCCACAAGGCGCCCGTCGATTTTAGAAAGGGCATTAACGGCTTGAGCTTTATTGTTGAACAGAATATGAACCTTAATCCCTTCTCTGAAGCGCTATTTGTCTTCTCTAATCGCACGCGGGATAAGCTCAAAGTTCTCTACTGGCAGCGTAATGGCTTTTGCCTCTGGCAAAAGCGACTCGAAAAAGACAAGTTCGCTTGGCCAAGAAAAATGCCAGGGAAAACCCTCTCATTAACGGAAGAGCAGTGGCATTGGTTGCTTGATGGGCTCGATATTGAAAAAATGAAACCCCATCAAACATTGAATTACCAAAGTCTTAATTAA
- the tnpA gene encoding IS66 family insertion sequence element accessory protein TnpA, translating into MSQHRSQQEWLRLVQKYYNSEQSAAQFCLEHNLHPKTFDNNRRKLHHLVNLPKKREDSLSEFVVVEKTAMLNTKTEQLPPSTLPTELRLEAGACSLHVPRDVAPQWLGLLLKELAVV; encoded by the coding sequence ATGTCTCAGCATAGATCTCAGCAAGAATGGCTACGCCTTGTTCAGAAGTATTACAATAGTGAGCAGTCTGCCGCTCAGTTTTGTTTAGAGCACAATCTTCATCCAAAAACATTTGATAACAACCGTCGCAAACTACACCACTTAGTCAACCTGCCTAAAAAACGAGAAGATTCACTTTCTGAATTCGTTGTTGTTGAAAAAACAGCCATGCTAAACACCAAAACCGAGCAACTGCCTCCCTCTACGTTACCTACGGAATTACGCCTTGAAGCGGGAGCATGCTCTCTTCATGTACCTCGTGATGTAGCACCTCAGTGGCTCGGTCTTCTATTGAAGGAGCTTGCTGTTGTATGA
- a CDS encoding GNAT family N-acetyltransferase, which yields MVSYQQTEDLSASAKITYLNMRSYYEHYSVDWDCSKIEAQIHDLNNFDILFNGEVVGAIRLAFDNDGCYIRDLQVSEKCQNQGIGALALSECERLAIKSGSIRLRLRVFKISPAFHLYKRVGFVIDSADERFYSMSRTIS from the coding sequence ATGGTTTCGTATCAACAAACAGAAGATTTATCAGCTTCGGCTAAAATCACTTACTTAAACATGCGTTCATATTACGAGCATTACTCTGTTGATTGGGATTGCTCAAAAATAGAAGCTCAAATCCATGATTTAAATAACTTCGATATTCTGTTTAATGGTGAGGTTGTTGGGGCAATTCGTTTGGCGTTTGATAACGATGGTTGTTACATCCGTGACTTGCAAGTCAGCGAAAAATGCCAAAATCAAGGTATTGGTGCGTTAGCACTTTCTGAATGTGAAAGGTTAGCCATTAAATCAGGCTCTATTCGACTTAGGTTACGTGTATTTAAAATTAGTCCAGCTTTCCACCTCTACAAAAGAGTTGGATTTGTAATTGATAGCGCAGACGAGAGATTTTATAGCATGTCGAGAACAATCTCCTAA
- a CDS encoding GNAT family N-acetyltransferase gives MELIHLESTDDLYQDALDLRYDLFFRTPGLPREIMFDGLESSSLHVAVVNNGSLCAYGRLSEESPRRFKISQMVVRPSMQGQGLGTRVLTKLTHEALEKGAEEIYLNARLHAVSMYEKLGFQASGQSYVAKSTGVPHIKMIRRV, from the coding sequence ATGGAACTTATTCACTTAGAAAGTACGGATGATCTATATCAAGATGCCTTGGATTTACGGTACGACTTGTTCTTTCGAACTCCTGGTCTTCCTCGAGAAATAATGTTTGATGGGCTTGAAAGCAGCAGTCTTCATGTTGCAGTAGTAAATAATGGTTCATTGTGCGCATATGGCAGACTAAGCGAAGAAAGCCCCCGACGATTTAAGATTTCTCAGATGGTCGTCCGCCCGAGTATGCAAGGTCAGGGCTTAGGCACTAGAGTTCTAACAAAACTGACACATGAAGCACTCGAAAAGGGTGCTGAAGAAATATACTTAAATGCTAGGCTACATGCCGTATCAATGTATGAAAAATTGGGCTTTCAGGCATCAGGTCAATCTTATGTGGCTAAGAGCACTGGCGTACCTCATATCAAGATGATCAGGCGCGTCTAA